A window of Apodemus sylvaticus chromosome 9, mApoSyl1.1, whole genome shotgun sequence contains these coding sequences:
- the Eef1b2 gene encoding elongation factor 1-beta, translating into MGFGDLKTPAGLQVLNDYLADKSYIEGYVPSQADVAVFEAVSGPPPADLCHALRWYNHIKSYEKEKASLPGVKKSLGKYGPTGVEDTTGSGAADAKDDDDIDLFGSDDEEESEEAKRLREERLAQYESKKAKKPAVVAKSSILLDVKPWDDETDMTKLEECVRSIQADGLVWGSSKLVPVGYGIKKLQIQCVVEDDKVGTDMLEEQITAFEDYVQSMDVAAFNKI; encoded by the exons ATGGGTTTCGGAGACCTGAAAACCCCCGCCGGCCTCCAGGTGCTTAACGATTACCTGGCGGACAAGAGCTACATCGAGGG GTATGTGCCATCTCAAGCAGATGTGGCAGTATTTGAAGCAGTCTCCGGCCCACCACCTGCTGACCTCTGTCATGCCCTGCGTTGGTATAATCACATCAAGtcttatgaaaaagaaaaggccaG CCTGCCGGGAGTGAAGAAATCTTTGGGCAAGTATGGCCCCACTGGCGTGGAAGACACCACAGGAAGTGGAGCTGCAGATGCTAAAGATGACGACGACATTGATCTCTTCGGATCTGACGATGAGGAG GAAAGCGAAGAAGCAAAGAGGCTACGAGAAGAACGCCTTGCACAGTATGAATCAAAGAAAGCTAAAA AGCCTGCAGTTGTTGCGAAGTCTTCCATCTTACTAGATGTGAAGCCTTGGGATGACGAGACAGACATGACAAAGCTAGAGGAGTGCGTCCGGAGCATTCAAGCAGACGGCCTGGTGTGGGGCTCCT CTAAATTGGTTCCAGTGGGATACGGAATTAAAAAGCTTCAAATACAGTGTGTAGTTGAAGACGATAAGGTTGGAACAGATATGCTGGAAGAGCAGATTACCGCTTTTGAGGACTACGTACAGTCCATGGATGTGGCTGCTTTTAACAAAATTTAA
- the Cmklr2 gene encoding chemerin-like receptor 2, translated as MDVSKEMLFEELDNYSYVLEYYSQEPDPEEKAHLGIVHWISLLLYVLAFVLGIPGNAIVIWFMGFKWKKTVTTLWFLNLAIADFIFVLFLPLYISYVALSFHWPFGLWLCKLNSFIAQLNMFSSVFFLTVISLDRYIHLIHPGLSHRHRTLKRSLVVVIFVWLLASLLGGPTLYFRDTIEVNNHMICYNNFQDHELTLMRHHVLTWVKFLFGYLFPLLTMSSCYLCLIFKMKKRNIVISRRHLWMILSVVIAFLVCWTPYHLFSIWELSIHHNSTFQNVLQGGIPLSTGLAFLNSCLNPILYVLISTKFQARFRASVAEVLKRSLWEASCSGTVSERLGSAEPKSLSLLETAQ; from the coding sequence ATGGACGTCTCCAAGGAAATGTTATTTGAGGAATTGGACAACTATTCCTATGTCTTAGAGTATTACTCCCAGGAGCCTGACCCGGAGGAGAAGGCGCACCTGGGAATCGTTCACTGGATCTCCCTGCTCCTGTACGTCCTAGCATTTGTCCTGGGAATTCCAGGAAATGCCATTGTCATTTGGTTCATGGGATTCAAGTGGAAGAAGACAGTGACCACGCTCTGGTTCCTCAATCTGGCCATTGCAGACTTCATCTTCGTCCTCTTCCTGCCCCTGTACATTTCCTACGTGGCCTTGAGTTTCCACTGGCCCTTTGGCCTGTGGCTCTGCAAGCTTAATTCCTTCATTGCCCAACTGAACATGTTTTCTAGTGTTTTCTTCCTGACAGTGATTAGCCTGGACCGCTACATCCACTTGATTCATCCTGGCTTGTCACATCGGCACCGGACCCTCAAGAGGTCACTGGTGGTTGTCATATTTGTCTGGCTGTTGGCTTCTCTGCTTGGAGGTCCCACCTTGTACTTCCGGGACACCATTGAGGTCAACAACCACATGATTTGTTATAACAATTTCCAGGACCATGAGCTCACCTTGATGAGACACCACGTGCTGACCTGGGTCAAGTTCCTCTTTGGCTACCTCTTCCCTTTGCTGACAATGAGCTCCTGCTACTTGTGCCTCATCTTCAAGATGAAGAAGCGAAACATTGTGATATCCAGGAGGCATCTCTGGATGATCCTGTCTGTGGTCATCGCCTTCCTGGTTTGCTGGACTCCTTACCACCTGTTTAGCATCTGGGAACTCAGCATTCATCACAACAGCACCTTCCAGAACGTGCTGCAGGGTGGCATCCCTCTTTCTACTGGCTTGGCCTTCCTCAACAGCTGCTTGAACCCCATCCTTTACGTTCTAATAAGCACGAAGTTCCAAGCTCGCTTCAGGGCCTCTGTTGCTGAGGTACTAAAGCGTTCGCTGTGGGAAGCCAGCTGCTCCGGTACAGTCAGTGAACGACTCGGGAGCGCTGAACCCAAGAGCCTGTCTCTCCTAGAAACTGCCCAATGA